ATGTGAACCGACTTTTTCGGGTTGGATTTAATCGGATTTGAAGGGTTGTTCGGCCTAGTGGGCTTTTTGCACAGGCCTAGTATTggggatatttttaaaaagtaaataaaatcttttttattgttgCTATGATTGATCCGCACTCCAAGTTGaaagttttggaattttttttcttggctaTGAGTAATTGTGTGAACTTATTACAAGATCAAAGAGGATGATTGAGTAATGGTGTAGTCATAgaaatattctatttttaagtCATCATATAGAATATTCTATTTACATTATTTCAatactaaaatttaatttagaaaattaaaaaattaattttcaaattaaattatgttaagcaaataatttattaagtgtatttgtATGCActtaaaattatagaaaaattaaattataaaatttttgaaactgttaaCGCCGTATGATTCACGTCAATGTATACCGAATTATTTTGTAGTTCTTTTGGAAGAAGCAAGCATTTCTAATTTTCCCTTCCTCATTTGCTCATTGTACCGTGATTCTCTCCTAACTCACGCAAAGGCAACTGATGCCGGGGGCGTTATTATTACTATCAAATTTGAAGTCGCACTCGATCATTGAATTTCCACGGCCTGCCACCATCCCTCAACTTTAAATCCCGCCTTCTTACCAAACCCCTATTTGTTCCCGCTGGTTCTCCCTCTCCGTCACCGACCGGTTGCCGTGTTTCCAGCCCTGTGAAGTGTCGGAAAATGTCGTGCTCGTCCCAAACCGCCTTCCCTACTCTCAGAACTGTCACCATATCGTACTCAGTGCTCATGGTATGTATTCTCTCTTGGGCTCTGTTTGGTCCCTGGGAAGATTATTGGTTAGCAGAATAATGGTGTTGCCTGGCCCTTTTTGTGGAAGAAACTAAACGTTCGTGTTAATTCGGCCGAACAAGACTTGGAAGAGTTGGCTTTTTTGTTATTGAAACTAAAATGACATTATAAACGGGGCTCGAATTGTTCGCATACATTATAAAATGTTGTTGAACACAATTATCACGTACGCCATATTCGATAGCAGTTCTATTTGTGCAGTATAGTTAAGATTACAATCGCTTCATAGATTAGTTTGTTTTTAACGTCCCATCACCTTGATGGAATTCTCGGAATTGATTGTAACAGGACAAGAGCGCTGACTTGTCGATGAAAATCGAAGAAGGTTTTGGACCAAACGGGCTGGGAATTCTATCGATTACTGAGGTACGAAATTGTGTCGCATGCGAACTGCTTGTTTAAGTAACTGTCTCGttattatctttatatatacaATGGTGAATGAATCTACTGTTACTATGGTCTTAACGTATCATTCGCAGCTAGCACATTTGATATGTTCCTTCCTTGCCACCATCAATCATGGTTATCGTTTTGGAGGAACATACATACCCATTATTTTTGCACGGgatagtttctttttatttctttcttcttttctctttgtttcttttttttttaatggtaatgACCATCCTAATATGCTGTACAGTTAGTTTCATATCAGCAATTTGTTTGCGACAGTTTAAGTCATTAGGTTATGGATTCAAGTAAATGGAGCTCTTGATGTGATTTTAAGTGAGCTTTGTGGAAACAGATGTTAGTTGTGATGTCTGTGGCATTACAAATGTTCAGAGAATGTAAGGCACCCTCTGCATTGAACTTAATTGAAATATGATGACCATGTAATGCATTGGTGAAAAACAGATAATATATCGTTGTCTGTTTTAATTGGAAGACTTCTATATCGGTGTGTTGTTTGTTATTGGTAGGTATGAGTACCATATATGGCATCTTTAATGATCAAATGAAAATTTGTCTTGTTCACAAGGTTTATTGAATTAATCTTAAAATGTAAAATACCATGAGCAAAACGAACCTTTGAAATCGGTTtctgattataaaaaaaaaatgaagttgcTTATCAAAAAATTTTGTGGAATTTCTCCCATTTCTCTAGGGGTGTACTTATTTCAGAGATATGTTCACCtgtatctttaatttttttttgggtatctttaattttttttttggtattaagTGTAGGTTTGCTCTTAATTATCACCACAACAGGGCCAATTTGCTGCTTTATTGAAGACACTATTCTCTATAATTAGAATATAGGATTCTGCCATGAACTAGGCAACAATCAAAATGTATACCCTTTGTGCTCATGGGCTGCAGTGAAAGTTTTCACCTATCCTGCAAACTTAGATGCCTGATTTTCGCTTTATGTTTTGATAACACAATTGCCCCAGTTGTCCTTGTCTTTACAATCAGAACTTCCTCAAGTTGTGAGTGTAGTGTTAATCTCATGTCAGAGCTCTTCTGTATTCTGAAGCTGTGTTTCTTGAAACCGTGCATGGCAGAGCTCAACTATTCTATATAGAATTTATGACTCAGTGTTTTCTAGTATTATCATAATTGCTTCTCTGAGTTTAACCTTATTTAACTGTAGGTTCCGGGATTTACTGCATTGCGTCGAAATCTGTTACGTCTTTCACCTAGGTATATCCTTTGAAATATTTCCTAGTCATTTTGAGTGCTCTCAAATATGTCTCACTAAGGAGTATACTTGAAACTATTTTTTACCATATTCTTCATATGATTCCccccaccctctctctctctctctctctctctctctctccagattGGCTGGCCTGCCTGAAGAGACGAGGAAGGAACTTGAAGATCCTCACAGTAGGTaacatatttttcttcaagtattTTACATCCCGAGTCTCCATTCCTTCTGATTGTTCCATTTCAATTACTTTTTCCACTTGGTAGGTTAAATTTGTTTGGTTAGAAGGTAAATCTACTTGCTACTGTCTCCTCCATGGTAATGCTGTGTGTAGACACAGAGGTTAACTTGACCTACTCTACGACGAAAAAGATTCTTCTCATCTTCGGGAACTTGGGACAGCACCAAGGTGGTTGAGGGCGCCTGGCCCAAAgctgaagaagaaagaaaaaagaataggcttttttgttatattttcacTAATTTCCCCTCAGAGACACCTTCCAGCCCTATAAAAAATATGGAACCAAGATAAATCTGTGGGTGtgaaatattgttataatatttatCACTTTTCATAGAGATTCTATCTGCTTGTATTGTGCTTAAAGTAGAGCTGCAGTAAGAATTCCTACTTCTATAGCTTATTGTATTGTTCCATTTTGGTAAGCCATCTGCATAGGTGCTTTAATTTTCTGTTCCTTTCACCAACCATTCCCGGGTGCCCCAACTTGTAGGTACAACTTTGGATGGAGTCATGGGAAAGAAAAGCTTGAATCTGGGAAGCCTGGTAAAGTCTTGACGTGTTAGATTTTAGAACTCCCTAAGCAGTCTATATCTATTTGTGAATGAAGTACTCACATGTAGCTCAGTATATGAAATGCAAACCATAATTACTCTCCACTGATTGGCCCTATTAATTGGTAGAGTTTTACCTTTTGTTATGAGGTTGTTGTATTGCTTTGTATTTTGTTGTGCAGATTTGTTGAAGGGCTCTTTTTATGCAAATCCAATATTAGATACGCCTACCATGGAGGCATCTGTGATACAACGGTAAAAGCAGCTAAGATCATATTTCTTGTTTTAGTACTTCTATCTTATACCCATTGCAAAAGATGCCAATTTCGATAGGCTGGTTTGGGCCAATTGATTTTTGGGAAAGTAGattaataaaaaggaaatgTTATTATTCATGATCACTGGtatatgaatttaaatatttctCCCCCTAACCCAAATCCTTAGTGAaatgcttttaaatttttttttttttttttgataagtaaatggtagtattaataagaataggcatagcccaagtacacaagatgataTACAAGAGTTAAAACCTATCTAAATCGTACTAGTAGAGATAAGAAACTCATGAAGATTTAGGCtattaaaatctacagctatAACTCAAAGAAATAAGGTATGGAAAAATAAAGCTCTAAGCTCCTCAAGTGTCCACTCCTTGTCTTTGAATGTCCGTGAAATGcttacatttttttcataaagtTCTACAAATTTGACCAGGTAACTTCTTGTTTATGCTGTAGAATGTTTAAGTGGTTCTAGCCAATTTGCATGCCCATCCATTGTGCATACAAAAACATTGTTTATCTATCCAGTAGTTTTTAACCCATGATCTTGTAGGTATCCATCATACTGTGGGTCAAATATTTGGCCTGATAGGGCATTGCCAGAACTTGAAGTGGGTATGTCCGTAATTGATTATATGGTTTTCTTAGCCGCAAATTGTGGTGCTAAATCATGCTTTATTTATGGCAGTTGTCTTTTCTGTTATTTTTTCCTGACATTTTGCATAGCATACTGCTGGATACACAAACGTAAGTTGTGAGGAGTCTCTGGACTATCCTCATTGCATGCCACTGTTCCCATAAAGTGGGCACTTATCAAGCTAATGAAACACGTACCGTCTTGTTTATGATATTTGTTGTAAATCATTATAATCATTCcttttctgttatttttttcCTGACATTTTGAATAGCATACTGCTGGATACACAAATGTAAGTTCTGAGGAGTCTTTGGACTATCCTCATTGCATGCCACTGTTCCCATAAAGTGGGCACTTATCAAGCTAATGAAACATGTACCATCATGTTTATGATGTTTGTCATAAACCATTATAATCATGTCTTGCAGTGTCCACTGGTTTCTCTGGAGCGTGTGTTTCAGTTTATAATATTCCTTGCATTAATTTTAGTgtatatgttattttaattgaatACTACCGAAATATAGTGTTTGGTAGTGAATAGTTTTTTTACTCAAGTCAGGCAAAAATTGGTGCTTGTAGGAGATAATCCCTTATGTCGTTGCATTAAAAAGCTTGCTTACAAAAATTTacctttttaatttgtattcaTGCAAAACTTTATGATCAAACAGTTATTAATGGGAATGAAATTTTAGTACACttctctgttttggtttcttgttaatgtttttgtttgacTTGTTTATAACTTCTCTCTGTTCTATAAAACTAATGCATCTAACCATATATTGATCCTTTGATTGGTCATTATAGCTGGAGATAATGATGAACAATTCCTTGCTTTATAAAACTCCTGATCCTGAATGTtgcattattatataattaccaAACACCAATTTTTCATGTGCAGCTTTCAAGGCTCTTGGAAAGTTGATCCTTGATGTTGGGTTGATGGTGGCTTATCACTGTGACCGATATGGTAAGATCTCAATATGTAAAAACTTTTTGTGTTAGTACATTTTAGAAGTGAGCTTTTATTTTCTAGGTCTTTCTTTCAACAGATGTTGTTGGAACAGTTGGGACAGTGTCAATGTTTCTTACCTCAAAAGAATAAAACATCTTTCTCACCAAGCCAGGAAATTGTGGGGTAGTTTGTCATTGTTGGAACAGTTGGGACAGTGTCAATGTTTCTTCCCTCAAAAGAATAAAACATCTTTCTTGCTAAGTCAGGAAATTATGGGATAGTTTGTGGAAAGGTTTCCAAGTAGATTCAGATTGATATCTGTGGGTAATGGTTCTCCCTTGCAAGATGAGAGCTTCAAGTTTCCCCAAAACAAACACCAACTAAATTCTCAAACACTTGGGGAAGATAAATGCTTcgatctcaattttttttttttttaagatcacCTTTTCTATCCATTAAAAGACAGTTATCAATtttagtaattatttttatctcatttctagATCATGTTAAGCACCATTTACAAGCATTTAGCCCTATGCAAAAAAGCTGCCCAACTGTAGCCTTCTTGTTGCTCTTGTGTTAGTTTCttaaattcaattttctttaacTATAATATGTGGTGGTTGTTCTTATTCTGTTGTGATCTCTTGTGACCCTTAATTTTTTATGGCATTTGATTAGCATCCAAAGGGATGAATATGCACGAGGATCAAGGCCTTGAGCAAATACTTCTTCGTTCTCGGTGTCATAAAGGGCGCCTGCTTTATTATTTTCCAGCACAACAGAGgtgatcttattttatctttctCATCACATTTTTTCCATAGTTGATAAACTCAACAGGCCAAAGAGATTCTTATCACGTTTTGCTTTGATGCTTGTTAGTAGCATAATCAATTATGGAACTGCATTAAGAGGGATAAAGAAATTGGCACGGTTGAAGTTAGCAGATACATGTGTACTTTAACTTGCTTTAGTAATCCCTTGAATGCACGATCTCTTTAAATCAAGTAATGAGCATGATCTCTTTAAATCAAGTAATGAGCATGCTGCATATCTTCCAAAAACTTTTATGTTCAGCTCAGAGATAGAATCTCAACATTGCTACGAAGTTCATTAACTGATAAAACAATTGCTTACCTATAAAAAAGGGTCATAAACTGAGGTCCTGAAAAATACTGTATCATGTTGATGGGCATATTAATATGAATAAAAGTGAATGCCAATTACTTGACGGGCAAGAACATACTAATAAGGCAACGGAAGACTTACATGTAGCACAAGAAGGGGCATATTATCAGGAAAAGCTTTTCGTTTAAACTGTTGCTCACGTAGCTGTTTTTTGTTTCTCTAGCTCCGTTAAGTTGTGTGGGTCTTTAAGTGTATCATGTTCAGCTATATGATGGAGATCTTTTTTATACATCAATTTTGGAATTTCATGGCTAggtctgattttttttattttttttatttttgggtttgcATGAATTGATGAGAGAGCAATCATAGTTGGGTACTTGGATGGGAAATTATGGATTTCTGATGTGGTTCTTCCTCTTATCTTTTAGTTATGACCTCTAGCTCTAGTTTTGGACACTACTCGTGAATCTTGTTCTAAAACTTTCCTCATAATGTATAAGTGTTACATTGTAACTTTTCTGTTTAGAAAAAGGAACTAGACTTTTGGTAATGGTTTAAATAATACGTTTTTAAGGCTGAGAATGTCACTTTATTCGTTTCTAAGGTAGAATAGTTGGTTTATGCTTAGGGAGGTGAAATTTTATCTAGTAGAGTATTACTTGCAGTAATTGTACACGAGATGGTGATTCCACATCATCCTGGTGCGGCTGGCATACGGACCATGGTTCCCTGACAGGTTAATGATTTTCTTCTCATGTACTgtacttatttttcttcataGCCTATGTGCCGCTCATCACATTGTGATTTGTGGAAGGTGGTACTTTAGCAGAAATACAATTGTGAATTGTGCTATGTTCTATAGTCGAAATAAGCCTAcacaataaagtaaaaaatatatatatagatatatatatatatatatatagagagagagagagagagagagagagagagagagagagagagagagagagagagagagagagagagagattactaTCTTACAATACCTACAGTAGAGTTGacaattttttctgttttgtttgatTTCTCCTTCAATTCAACATGTAGGTCTGACTTGTGCCATGTTTACAAGAGATGCTGTGGAAATACCTTGCCCTGATAGTGCTGCCGGTCTTTATATTAGAACACGAACCGATCAAATTGTCAAAGTATCTTTCTTGTTCCTAAATTCCAGCAATGCAAgacaacaaaaaacaaaaaaaaattgattacaCTTCATTGTTTTGAATTTTCCTTTGTTCATGTTGCATCCATTCTAGGAGTTGTACCtgtcattttatttcaattatatGTGCCAATATCCCAAGATATGACCTTTCTCTAATGGGATTAACTTGTTGGAAGGATTTATCTCTCCAAAACATTTTAGGATTTGGAAATGctgcaaaaacaaaacataacaaaaccaaaagataaaaaagaaaaaaagaaaaataaaaatggaacaaaaaagagaaaatgttttaaaacttGCAGTGGCATTCCCTAGGTCTCAAGAAATCTGAAACGATTCGGAGGGTAAAGAGCGATATGGAGATGTAGGGAGTTAAAAAGTGATGTAATCATATGCTAGAGTGAACAATTAACATAAATCAACTTTCATCTCCTTGTTTTGCTCCTCCATTGATGTTGTGGGTGAGGACAGAATGCAACAGAAACTAGATTGGGCCTCTTGAGTCAACCATGAAATCTACCTCAGTCAGTTACATACAATATATAGTGAGTTTTGTGGATTATGATAGCATACCTACATTCATAGAGAGGAGCTAAAATGATTTCTTTCCAAATTGGTTCACAAAACTTCTATTGCCCTACCTGTAACAACCCAAGGAAAGTCCAGGCCACATTTGGGTTCACACTCAAAAAGGATCAGTCAAAGTTACAATTAGAACCCGTCGGAATCATTGTAAACTACAAAAACTTCTTCCTTAcaggcaatgtgggatctcattcacTACCCTTGTATACTCAATCAAGAGTATTACACTGCCTCTGTACACTTGAATCTACAACTTAAAGATTACTTCAAATGAATTACCACCAGATGCATGGAAACTTGAATACCTCATAGTAATAATGCTTCATAGGGCTGGATATGGATAGGATGATGCTAGGATGCCCTCCAAATATGCCCCCCAAAAGTGCCCCTagtgtattttgattttttttttttttaatgttaaaaaaacacGCAAATTCACTAGTGGTAATTGTTTTACACATTTAAAaaaccaataaataaataaataaaatacactagGGGACACTTTTGGGGGGCACATTTGTAGGGCACCCAAGCATTTCCCATATGGATATGGTTATTTATAGTAACTTgggttctctgtttttttttggCATCAGGTTGTCTTTGGAGAAGATGAAATAGCATACCAGATTGGTGAAACTACAGAAATACTGTCAAGAGGTTATCTTTGTGCAACACCTCATTGTGTTCAGGTACTTGCCACTGCCTTATTTTATATCCTGGAACGATTTTGCACAACCTTTGGCCGAATATCAGTGTCTACATGCATGTGTTGGTGTATAACTTATGTCATAATCCCTAGTTTCTAACCTTTTGAGCCTCAGAAACGCAGTCACTTCAAATATGCTAAATGATGTTTTTATGTGGAAGCTGGGATTGAGTTCACATATTCAGTCACCAGACACAGACAGAAATGTAATTTGTTGAATCAttgtttaaagaaaatgatgaaccttttcttttgttttccccCAAAACTGATTATCTCTCATTtctctaaaatattatattaagctGTCATCATGTTGATATGTACATATATGCCTTCATACTGCACAGTTTCGCTCTTGGTTTATCCGATTTCCATTGGTAATGCATACATCAACATGGTTACATGGGGAGGGGGAGTTCCTATCAAACATTGTTGCTTCTGAAACTTGAGAGCCAAGTTTCAAATTCAAGTTCATTAAGTGATAGCAGACCCATTTTCTAGAAATTAAGACACTCCAATAGGTGGTGATTAGCATTGAGTGTAGCTGAATTCAATGACATATTATGGTCATCAGGTTTACCAAAGATCCACACCAGTCTTTCAGATCAAAGAACAGCTATGTTTAAGTTGCCAAGCAAGTTCCatttatttccattttattgttttgagattgacAATGATAGTTCTATTTTTGGTGAACTAGAAACTTTtcctagttttagttatttgaaTAGTGTATCTAATAGTGGCGATCCTGATGGTGATGCTTACATATATGATACTGAATATAGTTGGAATAACCGcattaatagttttattgaCAATTATTTCCGTACTAAGTTTGTATCGATAGCTACACGTTAAGTGGTATTGTCAATTGTAATGACAGTTACATTTATAGTTGCATCTTTTATGAATCTATTCAATTTCTATTGCCGATTTGTCTAATAGCAACTGTGTTTAACTGATTGTTCTTAGGCACCTAAAGGAGAGGACGCTTCTGGTCTTGAGCGTTCAACATTTGCATTGTTTATGCAACCTGACtggtacataaattaataaagtgGAACATAAACTCTGTTGATTGACCTGACTTGTTCCACCAGAAATTGTACCTTGAGCAAACCTTGTTTTGCAGGGATGAAAGCCTCAATTTTCCAGAGGATGTGCATATTCATAAAGAGGTATGTATTTTCAACTCTAATCGCAAAATAATTGGCATGTAGGATTTGAGAATTTGCGTTGTGGGAAAAGGTTTATCAGGCATTGGTCAGCTGCCTATTATGTAGAACTTCAAGAGGTTTCGTAGAATTGAGCTTTCCCAAAGTTGTAGGTCATGATATAGGCTATGATAAACCGCCGTTGAAAATAACATCATGAGGATATGTGCCATTTACAGtgattgattttagatgtgcCCAGGCGCACTGTTATTTCAGGGATGTTTATCTCGAGGAATGTGGCTAATTTTTATGtctaaatcaaatattttttgtccACCAATAGTGTCGGTTCTTTATGTCATTAATGCAGTCAAATGGTTTTCTTGGCTGTTCTAATAAATTGTTACTTAAAACTTGGGCAATTGCAAACTCAGCCTGCTTTTAATTTCTCATGGCTGAATTTTGAccctaataaatatattttcagttTCTTATTCCTTCCTCCTCTCTAATTTCCTAAGTCCTGTCTCTTGAGAGTTGAAAGAAATTGCTAAAATCTCAAGAAACACTTGATGTGATTGCTGTACTGAGGTTACCCTAACCTCTGATAAAAAGTATGAGGCATGTCTTTGACTCCACCATGGAAGAACACCAACTAATTGCCTCTTGCCCATATTAGATTCCTTAACTAATTCCCTCTTATCGTAAGGGCACCTTATCGGTGAGGTGGAGTCTTCTCTTTATGCACTTTGGAGGCTCAACTGATATGTTCTAACGTTATGCTTTTTTCTCCTCAGCTGATTCCATCAAGTGGAGCTCTTACTTTTGGAGAGTATACCGAGAAGCTACTTGATAAATATTATCACCTGAAAGTGTAGAAAATTGTATATATTGCCACAACGAAGTTTATTGATAAATAAATGCTCTGTAATGCAAGGGAAAACTAAGTAGCAAATTCATCATTAACTTGTTAATATGCCAAAAATCATTTGTTTCTGCAAGACTTCATATTCGgtttatattttctattatattgTTCAATTTCACATGAAAAATAGATAGTATTTTTAAAGAAGGATATATCTCTCTTTTGTTAAAGGTGTACTGCCCATTTAATGCTTCTGTTTACCCAGTGCGGTTTTAATGGCAAGAAAATCGACAAAATGATTTGGGCAGTTATTAATGTAAAGTGTGTGACTATAAGGTGGAACCAATGAAGATCTTTTTATGGTCTTTGACTTTTTCTTCCACTCGATATAAAAGTGAGAAACGAATTCTATTGGTGTTTTAAATACATGAATGACACCAAAAGTCACAAGGAGTCGGCCAGACACTTCAAAACATCGAGATAATAAAAGCAAAACTCAACAAAAATACCGGCCGACATGCACCCTAGGACACTCGTGCAGTTTCTGACAGCCTCACCTTCTCGAAAGAGAGAGGCGAGATGAACCGAAGATTGGCGGCCATCTTAAAAAAGCCTAAGCAGAAAACGTGGGCATTCTGAgtaaggacaaaaaaaaaaaaagccacgtGGTATTGATGAGGAAAGAAAGCAGTGGACTATAGGCTGTGTGCTTGGCGATTTGCATCTCCACACGGCTTCTCTACGCTGTCACGTCTCCATCTCTGTGTTGAAAATGTTCCCCACAAGCCACTGATCTTTGACCAGTACGTGTTGCGTATGTGTATTTGTATGTTTATTTCCGCAGTGACCTAAATGACCTTTGAGGCTTTTTCCAACCCTAAGCGCGAAAAAGAGAAGCAAAATATGGTTTTAATGTAAATAACTGTtacatataaagaaattatataaaaataaatttataaattatagtgATTTTACTTATTCCATcaaatctactttacaataaaatcaACTTTATAATTTGAAGTACTGTATCAAATTTcgttagtttgtaaatttatttttatgtagtctttttttaactaaagtatttctcttcaatgtaattattatacttgaATATAAGTctctataataaaatttttatattttttattaatctaaTCTAGTTTTGTAATTGGATGTTATTTCaaaaattgaatgagcaaaaaagaaaaaaggctcAAGCTTCCTTCAGGTAcctttagcaagaataaagctTGGCATCTTAACATATACATTTCATCTACTTTATTTATTCTCAAAATCCAATTGCAAAACCAAAACGAAAAAAATTGCATCAATAATAATTGAGGGGGTAGAAATGTCAATTTGAGGCAAAAGGCATTTATACCCAACTCAACCCAACCCGAGAAACGATCTCTATCTTAAGAAGTGGGACCATGGTGTCTGAAGTCCTTCAAGCTTTTATATATAGCCCCACCATCTCCTCCTTGCTTATCCTAGCCAAAGCCGCTCTACTCTTCGCTTCCTTCCTTTCTCCTCAAAATATCCTATCCCCATGTCGATGCTTTACTTCCCTGCAAAACCCCGTGTACCCCGCCGGAAAACCGGGTTCCGGAAACGCTGCTTTCTAATGGCTAAGCAGCAGAAAACCCGGTTCTACATCCTTGGACGTTGCATCTCTATCCTCTTGTGCTGGCACGACCACGATCTCTCGGATTAGCTTCCCAAGTTGCTTGCTTTTTAATGCTGTTGTATGCTGCAACCCAAATTAATTGGTTGTCGAAAAGTTGCAGAATCAGCGCGCGGACATGTTCCTGCTCTTTCGAAGTCTCAAGATGCAGAAGATCGATCACGAAAGGAAGATTGGAAACGAACTTGTATATAAATAGAGTCAGTAATAGAGAATCCAGTCTCGGAGATAAACACTGTTAGATAGTTCATGGAGCTAAACACCCagttttttctctttaatttcctTTCTTGGTTTCAATTTACAGTGTTGTTTAAGGGCATCCCCTGTTTCAAAGTTTTGGTGGGTAGTATTGGATTTGTATTCCCTTTTCCGATTCaatcaaagagagagaaaaagaaagagaaacgaAGTTATTACCATACTGGTAGAGATTTTGCGGCCAATTGAGAGAAAAACCCAGTAACGAGAACTCgaaataaaaatactttatattCTGAGTAAAGTCGGCAGATAGAATGTCAAAACAAAACAGCATAATCCATGAAATGCGAACCAAATCCTGCTATCCCTGGAAAGTGGTGTGGCTGCAAAACCCATGGATACAAAGGATGATTATTAgcctaaggaaaaaaaaaataagaaagaaagaagatgcAAAGTCTAATTTGATTTGGAAATTTCTTTTTATCGAGTACTACAAGTTGTTGTTTAAAATGGGAAAGTCGG
This is a stretch of genomic DNA from Carya illinoinensis cultivar Pawnee chromosome 3, C.illinoinensisPawnee_v1, whole genome shotgun sequence. It encodes these proteins:
- the LOC122305051 gene encoding uncharacterized protein LOC122305051, with the protein product MSCSSQTAFPTLRTVTISYSVLMDKSADLSMKIEEGFGPNGLGILSITEVPGFTALRRNLLRLSPRLAGLPEETRKELEDPHSRYNFGWSHGKEKLESGKPDLLKGSFYANPILDTPTMEASVIQRYPSYCGSNIWPDRALPELEVAFKALGKLILDVGLMVAYHCDRYASKGMNMHEDQGLEQILLRSRCHKGRLLYYFPAQQSNCTRDGDSTSSWCGWHTDHGSLTGLTCAMFTRDAVEIPCPDSAAGLYIRTRTDQIVKVVFGEDEIAYQIGETTEILSRGYLCATPHCVQAPKGEDASGLERSTFALFMQPDWDESLNFPEDVHIHKELIPSSGALTFGEYTEKLLDKYYHLKV